The proteins below come from a single Papaver somniferum cultivar HN1 chromosome 11, ASM357369v1, whole genome shotgun sequence genomic window:
- the LOC113320846 gene encoding probable receptor-like protein kinase At1g49730, which produces MYQLVSSCSPSSSCINQCYCVGDTGPLPFVRRFSLEDIKRATGGFRRIISNYSQGSVYKAQFRDGLLALVKEVTALHEGKDAFLQEVKLLRRLHHRHLVSLRGFATGPERFLVFEYPEHGSLKEHLNDPLKTPLSWRTRLQIAIGVTAALEYLNFFCEPPINHVSISSSNVLLDENFVAKLSGIAFLGSPGNHIGMSHSHASCSEGHMDQDCKDMIFQLGVLILELITGQSSEKEGGNLVRWVQESKFIGSVDKIVDPDLGNSYDSKELKSLLAVARFCTKTGDKPTVSIQLILRYLQGK; this is translated from the exons ATGTATCAGCTTGTTTCATCTTGCTCTCCTTCTTCTTCGTGTATTAATCAATGTTACTGTGTTGGTGACACAG GTCCACTACCTTTTGTTAGGCGTTTCTCTCTAGAGGATATAAAAAGGGCTACTGGTGGATTTCGCAGAATCATTAGTAATTACTCTCAAGGGTCTGTTTACAAAGCTCAGTTTCGTGATGGCCTCCTTGCTTTGGTAAAAGAAGTGACAGCTCTTCATGAAGGAAAGGATGCCTTTCTTCAGGAAGTGAAGCTCCTGCGCCGCTTACATCATCGACATTTAGTTTCACTTAGAGGGTTTGCCACTGGTCCGGAGAG GTTTCTTGTTTTTGAGTACCCAGAGCATGGGAGCCTAAAGGAGCATCTAAATG ACCCTCTTAAGACTCCCTTGAGCTGGAGGACTCGTCTGCAGATTGCTATCGGAGTAACAGCAGCATTG GAGTACTTGAACTTTTTTTGCGAGCCACCTATAAATCATGTCTCCATCAGTTCAAGTAATGTTTTATTGGATGAGAATTTCGTTGCAAAG CTCTCTGGTATTGCTTTTCTTGGTTCTCCTGGAAATCATATTGGAATGTCACATTCGCATGCCTCATGCTCTGAAG GACATATGGATCAGGATTGCAAAGACATGATCTTCCAGCTTGGTGTGCTAATTCTTGAGCTAATAACTGGTCAATCTTCGGAGAAGGAAGGCGGTAACTTGGTTCGATGGGTCCAAGAATCTAAATTTATCGGGTCTGTTGATAAAATTGTAGACCCTGATCTTGGAAATAGTTATGATTCGAAAGAGCTAAAAAGTCTTTTAGCTGTTGCAAGGTTTTGTACCAAAACAGGAGATAAGCCAACAGTCTCTATTCAGCTGATACTTAGGTATCTCCAAGGAAAGTAG
- the LOC113321822 gene encoding dnaJ protein homolog: MFGRAPKKSDNTKYYEVLGVPKTASPEDLKKAYRKAAIKNHPDKGGDPEKFKELAQAYEVLSDPEKREIYDQYGEDALKEGMGGGGGGHDPFDIFSSFFGGGSPFGGGGSSRGRRQRRGEDVMHSLKVSLEDLYSGTSKKLSLSRNAICSKCTGKGSKSGASMKCSGCQGSGMKVSIRHLGPSMIQQMQHPCNECKGTGETISDKDRCPQCKGEKVVQEKKVLEVHVEKGMQNGQKITFPGEADEAPETVTGDIVFVLAQKDHPKFKRKGDDLFVEHTLSLTEALCGFQFALTHLDGRQLLIKTNPGEVVKPDSFKAVNDEGMPMYQRPFMRGKLYIHFTVDFPDSLTAEQCKALEGVLPPRTSSQLTDMEVDECEETTLHDVNIEEEMRRKQAQAQEAYDEDDDMHAGGAQRVQCAQQ, encoded by the exons ATGTTTGGAAGAGCGCCCAAGAAAAGTGATAACACAAAGTACTATGAGGTACTTGGAGTACCAAAGACTGCTTCacctgaagatttgaagaaggctTACAGAAAGGCGGCCATTAAGAATCATCCTGATAAGGGTGGAGATCCAGAAAAG TTCAAGGAGTTGGCCCAGGCTTATGAGGTTTTGAGTGATCCAGAGAAACGTGAAATTTATGATCAGTATGGTGAGGATGCGCTCAAGGAaggaatgggaggaggtggtggtggccaCGACCCCTTTGACATCTTCTCatctttctttggaggaggaagcCCATTTGGAG GTGGTGGCAGCAGCAGAGGAAGGAGGCAGAGGAGGggagaagatgttatgcattcTCTTAAGGTGTCCCTGGAGGATCTTTACAGTGGAACATCAAAGAAATTGTCCCTCTCTCGCAATGCCATCTGCTCCAAGTGCACTGG AAAGGGTTCAAAATCTGGTGCTTCAATGAAATGTTCTGGTTGCCAAGGTTCTGGCATGAAAGTTTCTATCAGGCACCTAGGTCCCTCTATGATCCAGCAGATGCAACATCCTTGTAATGAGTGTAAGGGTACTGGAGAGACCATCAGCGATAAGGATCGCTGCCCTCAATGCAAAGGTGAGAAGGTTGTCCAGGAGAAGAAGGTGTTGGAAGTGCATGTTGAGAAGGGAATGCAGAATGGACAGAAGATTACCTTCCCTGGAGAGGCCGATGAAGCG CCAGAAACTGTCACTGGGGATATAGTTTTTGTCTTGGCTCAGAAAGATCATCCCAAGTTTAAGCGAAAGGGTGATGATTTGTTTGTGGAGCACACATTGTCCCTGACTGAAGCCCTCTGTGGATTTCAGTTTGCACTGACCCATCTTGATGGTAGGCAGCTCCTCATCAAGACCAACCCTGGGGAAGTAGTTAAGCCTG ATTCATTCAAGGCAGTAAATGATGAAGGGATGCCCATGTATCAGAGACCATTCATGAGGGGTAAATTATATATCCACTTCACTGTTGATTTTCCAGACTCCTTGACTGCTGAGCAGTGCAAAGCCTTGGAAGGAGTGCTCCCTCCGAGAACATCATCGCAATTGACGGACATGGAAGTTGATGAGTGCGAGGAGACCACTCTTCATGATGTGAACATTGAGGAAGAAATGAGGAGGAAACAAGCTCAAGCTCAGGAGGcatatgatgaagatgatgacatGCATGCTGGCGGTGCTCAAAGGGTTCAGTGTGCCCAGCAGTAA
- the LOC113324865 gene encoding uncharacterized protein LOC113324865, with product MSHNTETPIIAASQSIGVGSFMTSSFLPSSTKIVLLERTNYILLESQITPILKYHRLYKYLDDSYETPAQELVDAVTEEKSPNPAYEEWEVIDQTIMSWINCSLTETMKSECARRGNSRVIKEISDSLAAVLQPVYDLELVSTTLRGLGADYTSIYTTVIARTSRPTFTEHHALLLHHESHLQYLRGLETSASDLQNSNAFFAGSQYSGLGQSSNHVRGSFNGRGNWNSTGNGRGRTNWNTNVRPNWNSNGRGN from the exons ATGTCACATAATACTGAAACTCCAATTATTGCCGCTTCTCAATCAATCGGTGTTGGCTCTTTCATGACCTCATcgtttcttccttcttcaaccaaaatAGTTCTCTTAGAAAGAACCAATTATATCCTCTTGGAATCTCAAATAACGCCTATTCTAAAATATCATCGTCTCTATAAATATCTTGATGATTCATATGAAACACCAGCTCAAGAACTTGTTGATGccgtaactgaagaaaaatcTCCTAATCCAGCTTATGAAGAATGGGAAGTCATCGACCAAACCATTATGTCTTGGATCAACTGCTCTCTAACTGAAACTATGAAATCAGAATGTGCTCGACGAGGCAATTCTCGCGTT ATCAAGGAAATCTCTGACTCCTTAGCTGCTGTTCTACAACCTGTATATGATCTTGAACTTGTCTCCACAACTTTGCGTGGATTGGGAGCTGATTATACAAGTATTTATACAACTGTCATTGCTAGAACCTCTCGACCAACCTTTACTGAACATCATGCCCTTCTTCTCCATCATGAGtctcatctgcaatatcttcgaGGTCTTGAAACTTCGGCATCTGACTTGCAAAACTCAAATGCTTTCTTTGCTGGTTCTCAATATAGTGGTCTTGGCCAATCTTCAAATCATGTTCGTGGCTCCTTTAATGGTCGTGGAAATTGGAACTCAACTGGTAATGGTCGTGGTCGTACCAACTGGAATACTAATGTTCGTCCAAATTGGAATTCAAATGGTCGTGGAAATTGA